From Brassica rapa cultivar Chiifu-401-42 chromosome A06, CAAS_Brap_v3.01, whole genome shotgun sequence:
ataaaatctaCACAAGATCTAATCACTTTTTTGTACCGTGAAAAAAATGTGTAGGATGATGAAAGCTTGATGAGATGGAAAGAACAACTTCTAGGAAAAGTGGATCTTGAGGAAGTTGGAGGTAGTTAACCAACTTTCGATCCCCGATTAGATCTAAGGTTTAATGACAACTAAATCTGGTTTAGAGGAGTTCCATTGATTACAATTGTAAGAGTACCATTAATCATGGGTGTTTAAGGGTGCTtagcatttttttaattaaaaaaaggaaagagaagaaaaagaagaaggaggagTGCTTAATTAGACATCACAAACAGTTGTTGCTTGCACTATTTGCGAGCCCCACAGACACGACGACCTGTAATTGGTtattcttttaaatattttttttcagacaaaaaaaaaattaaaaagttttttaaGCACTCCACTTAAGCAACTTTAGGGTTAATGGTGCTCTAATGTCCTAAATTCCATGTCTCTTGCCTCATGCATAATACTTAAATTATAGGCAATGTTAGGGGGAAAGGTCGATTAATAATTGTAGAGTGAATTAACGTAATATAAGATTAGACCAAGTAACAATACGATATTTTTCTGCAAAAGGGGAAAAAATGTCAGCATTTGGTGTAATTAATGGTTCTGCTCCATTTCAGTAACTACCCCACATTGAATGGTGTTTTTGAAAGAAATTCTTTAGATATGGATTTGTAATGTTTTGATAGAATAACAAAATGTAAATACAGAGACTCCTGATCCGGTGGTGAAGATATTGAACTTAACAATTAGGTCACCTGATAGAGAAGACATGGTATTGACGGTCCCTGAAGACAGAAAACCGACATCCAAAGGACCATGGTTTACCCTCAAAGAAGGCTCTAAGTACACTCTCGTATTTACTTTCCGTGTGACCAACAACATTGTGTCCGGTCTCCGATACAGCAATAGTGTTTGGAAGACTGGAATCAAGGGTACATTTTTGTTTTGCCTTTAGCGCACTCGTGTACCATTATGTCAATGAGTTTTGAAGCTGTTTCTCTAACTTATTTTTCTTACTCATTTGTTGAGAACAGTGTATGGTAGAAAGGAGATGTTAGGAACGTTTAGTCCACAGGCCGAACCGTATACCCATGTCATGTTTGAAGAATCAACACCGTCTGGTATGCTTGTCAGAGGTTCCTATTCCGTTAAATCTAAGGTACCAAaagtatataattatatttctatttaCTTATCATCATGTATCCATAATCTATTAGTTAGTATCATGGTGTTagttaaaactaataaaatcatCCTTAGTTTGCGAAATAACTGTGTTTATGTCATTCAGTTCGTCGACGATGATGACAAGTGCTATTTGGAGAACAACTACACCTTCGACATTCGCAAGAACTGGCTATGATGCATCGCAAAAGTTActggaagaagagaaacatattatGTATTCATTATTGTGTCTACTATTTGTTCTTGATTAATTTCTTCATATATTGGTTCTTCCGTCTTCGCCTCGTTTATTTGTGtagacatttttttttggttctttaCGTTACTCTTTTCAGAGTATTTTCTAATTTGCAATCTAGCTCGTTATTATCTATACAAATATTTGTTTCATGCGCATGAACAAAACTTTAATGTTAGTTTGTGACGAAATAAATTATACACTTCATCGTTTAGAAACCACAGACTTTTAAATATTGGAAAATCTTCGTTTGCTAAACTGTAAAACTGTGGTCTGGTTTTTACtttcattttcaaataaaaccaaaaaaatcataaCGAAAATTCCATAAGGCTTTTCGATCCAAACGAATAACTTTTACAAAACACTTCTTTGGATTCCTTCAGAGACCATAGCTAAATTCAGTTTTCCGTATAGATATTTTGTGAAATTCTACAAGCTAACCAGAACTCATAATTTTCTACCATTTTTCTATGTTACcggaaaatgttttatttacagtaatatgttttatatgtatattgatGGAATAAAAAAATGACAcgaccaaaaataaaaatataccaGAAAGAGCATTTAAGGAAATTGTACACTTCAAGAACAGTGAATGCTTTACTTAAATGCATATTGGGGGCACTGCCCTGTTAACTCTTGTGAAAGTCACTAGATACTAACCTAATCAACATAAATGTTTTATGTATATCATGACAAAACCTCTATATAAATGAATGCAATAACATCAAATTTCAACTCTCTcagaaacaaaaatcaaaactaaatttCAACATGAAGAAGACCTACAAGTTTCAAAGCCTGCTCTCTTCTCTCATCTTCCTCCTACTCCTCTCCACACTCCTACCAATTTCAAGAACAGTCGCTGTCAGCTCCGGCGTTGGCTGTCGACATCCGCCGTCACAAAACAGCTGCAAGACATGCATGGTGGAGCAGACGAATTACGGATGTCCTAAGTGCGGTCCGGTGCTCGGCTGCATGGCTCGTTGCCTTTGGGGAGGTGTGTCTCAGAGGAAATGCACCACCACATGCGGTTGCGACACCTTCGCCAAGCCCTCGCTGCTGGAGTGTAAACGCTGCGTTTCTCGGTGCAAGTGTAGCTGTGCGGCGTAGGAAATTAGCGACTTAATGCTCTCTCTTTTAGTGTTCAAATAATGTTTTAGTTTTCTCGaatgttgaataaaaataaCGTACAAGTATTAGTATCTTTCACTCATTGTTAATTCAAAGTTTTTGTTAAAGCGACCGACCCATCCACACTTGATGTATTAGTCGCTTTTGAAAGAAAGTACTATTTAGATTCCGGTGTCTTCTTAATAGTAAGAGATACAACAATATCATATTACACCAATATCGAGAtgacttattttattaattggATAGGGTTATCTACTTAATCATCTTTCATTCTCCAAGTGCTTAATCGTGATGTGAATATGGATGAGATCTTTCTTTCCACCAACTTCCTGCaaataaagaaagaagaaaacattagtaagtgaaataattttttttctatatgtttCAGGGTTATATTTCAGAGAATCTATGAAAATTATAGTAGTAAGCTAGTTAAAATTACagagaagtaaaaaaaaagaaaaactgtgATCAAATCATTAACGGTGGCATTAATTACCTTGGAAAGCTCATCAAGGCAGTGAAGGTAAAATTTTCCCTGTGCATGTTCCAAATCCGACATTGTAACCATCTCCCTAAAACGGTTTGATTAACAAGCGTAAACCGAAATATCATCAGATCGATTCATAATCATATCTAGAATTGGTGGGAAAATACATGACTTAAACCAAGCAGAATCTATGTGTTTAATGAGCTGATACAAAACATTACCTTGCATACACCTGAGAAGGTCACTTGATCTCCGTCTTGAAGAAACGTCTGCGTTGTTCCGTTCATTGACAAAGGCTTCTGTCCATTCCAAGTTAACTCAAGTAGGCACCCATATGAATCTGGCTCCTGcgtttataataataataaaaaaaacagagttcCTCGTTTTTGGCATATAACATGATAAATTAGATGAGGAAGGTGGTTAGAAAAGAGTTTACGGGTCCGCTTATGGTTCCGGTTCCAAGGAGATCACCAGGCCTCAAGTTGCAACCATTAACGGTATGGTGCGCTAGCTGCTGCGTTATGGTCCAGTATCTGTCACAATAAGAGTTGGGAGGCAAAACTGGTTAATCATATGGATGATTTGGGGTATTATGGAGGCTGTAAAATTAAATAGGAACTCACAAGTTTTGGAAGTTGCTCTTTGTTATTACAGAAGATTCATCTTTGCCAGAAGGTTTGAGTTGAACCTATAAAGAGGGAAAAAAAAGATGACGTTTGTTTCCGTTCAATCCAGCATAAGCTGTAGTTGGTAGAGATTATAGTCCAACGCTACCTCCAAGGAGATATCGTAATTGACAGATTCTTTCTCAGTTAGATATGGCAATGGAGGTGGATCCTGCAACAAGCATAAGTCAGATCAGAGAATAAATGATTGtgacacacaaaaaaaatgCGACACTAAGTACCAACCTGCTTGGGAGCTTGACAACTGAAAGGTTCAAGCGCATCTAAGGTAACAATCCAAGGAGATACCGTAGTCCCTAGGACACAACAAAAAATTCAATGAAGTTCGTTAATAACTCTAACTAGAGTAGATAGACTATCAAACTTGAATACTAAATCCTCACCGAAACTCTTTCCTAGGAAAGGCCCAAGAGGTACGTACTCCCACGCTTGAATATCCCTAGCTATATAAACAACAACTATTTCATTAAACATGTCACACAATCAGGATAAAGAGGACTCAAAAAGAAAGTACCACTCCAGTCATTCATCAGTACAAGGCCAAATATATGGTCAGCTGCGTTGTTCACGTCAATAGGCTTTCCTAATTCATTTCCTGGACCAACCACAGCGGCCTGAATACCacaattgcaaaaaaaaaggttcaagTTATTTGTCAATGGTGTTATGCTTACTCACACCAAATAGCATCAATTGAGGCATCGGATGAATACCATTTCAAGCtcaaaatcaagtttctttGAAGGACCAAAATACGGTTCAGAGTCTCCTTGTGGATGGCCTTGACCTCTGGAAGAAAGCAGAACAAGCAAAAGATTAAGCTGGAAGTAGCATTTCATTATTAATTTGGAATCTCAGTTTCCTCCAGTTCTGGTTCAAagtaagaatattttttataaaaaacaaaaccaacaaTTTCTTTTTGGCCAAAGCATAAGACCTTACAAGATGCATGACTTCAAATATGACATGTGaatttctaacaacctaacCTTGGTCGAATAATGTCAGTCCCAGAGATGACAATAGATGATGCCCGTCCATGATATGCAATGGGAAGAcgaaacctgaaaaaaaaagcATGGTAATATCATGTAGACTACAGATTAACAAATTCACAAAGAAAAACCTCCAGCTCAAACGTAACATCAAACGTACCAATTTGGGTTAATAGCATTCTGAGGCCCACGAAACATAAGACCGCAGTTCTTGGCGTGATGCATGGATGCAAAGAAGTCTGTGTAGTCCCCAATCACCATAGGAACAACCATTTCCACTTTATTCTGCAGATTCGCACCACACAAACGATGAAAA
This genomic window contains:
- the LOC103872031 gene encoding fumarylacetoacetase; its protein translation is MALLKSFVDVAPHSHFPIQNLPYGVFKPDSNSTPRPAVAIGDSVLDLSAISEAGLFDGPILNGSDCFLQPNLNKFLAMGRPAWKEARSTLQRLLSSSEPTLRDNDVLRRKSFYEMNKVEMVVPMVIGDYTDFFASMHHAKNCGLMFRGPQNAINPNWFRLPIAYHGRASSIVISGTDIIRPRGQGHPQGDSEPYFGPSKKLDFELEMAAVVGPGNELGKPIDVNNAADHIFGLVLMNDWSARDIQAWEYVPLGPFLGKSFGTTVSPWIVTLDALEPFSCQAPKQDPPPLPYLTEKESVNYDISLEVQLKPSGKDESSVITKSNFQNLYWTITQQLAHHTVNGCNLRPGDLLGTGTISGPEPDSYGCLLELTWNGQKPLSMNGTTQTFLQDGDQVTFSGVCKGDGYNVGFGTCTGKILPSLP
- the LOC103872030 gene encoding rho GDP-dissociation inhibitor 1-like — translated: MGLKDENNKAEESAEDPKGQGTLSRKNSHSSLCPTEDDEEDEDKKLELGPMIALKEQFEKDKDDESLMRWKEQLLGKVDLEEVGETPDPVVKILNLTIRSPDREDMVLTVPEDRKPTSKGPWFTLKEGSKYTLVFTFRVTNNIVSGLRYSNSVWKTGIKVYGRKEMLGTFSPQAEPYTHVMFEESTPSGMLVRGSYSVKSKFVDDDDKCYLENNYTFDIRKNWL
- the LOC103872032 gene encoding uncharacterized protein LOC103872032, translating into MKKTYKFQSLLSSLIFLLLLSTLLPISRTVAVSSGVGCRHPPSQNSCKTCMVEQTNYGCPKCGPVLGCMARCLWGGVSQRKCTTTCGCDTFAKPSLLECKRCVSRCKCSCAA